The Pirellulimonas nuda genome includes a region encoding these proteins:
- a CDS encoding UvrB/UvrC motif-containing protein: protein MASKDLQPILADWPFDPSGLSVRAIQGEDGVPKIQLRIDLGVMQMNRDGRPDGQTFDGAESLLDFCRNRQREHDTANPDGAPYQLDSMACSELMREGAQFYHRYICFWRLGWYELCARDTRRNLRLFEFVQRHAAHERDKRQFDQWRPYVTMMHARAVATPLIELRQWDAALGAITAGVVSIEAFLDERGQQDQADEVSELVSLRRWRTEVEGLAGEEGPTVDAAAIDPAARLERRLEEAVAEERYEEASRLRDQLENLGGPHAPIDPHDADSQP from the coding sequence GTGGCTTCCAAAGACCTCCAGCCGATCTTGGCCGACTGGCCCTTTGACCCCTCGGGGCTCAGCGTGCGCGCTATACAGGGCGAGGACGGCGTGCCGAAGATCCAGCTTCGGATCGACCTGGGGGTGATGCAGATGAACCGCGACGGTCGGCCCGACGGGCAGACCTTCGACGGCGCCGAGTCGCTGCTCGACTTCTGCCGCAACCGCCAGCGTGAGCACGACACCGCGAACCCAGACGGCGCCCCGTACCAGCTCGACTCGATGGCCTGCTCGGAACTGATGCGCGAAGGGGCCCAGTTCTACCACCGCTACATCTGCTTCTGGCGGCTCGGCTGGTATGAGCTGTGCGCCCGCGACACCCGCCGCAACCTGCGGCTGTTCGAGTTTGTCCAACGCCACGCCGCCCACGAACGCGACAAACGGCAATTCGACCAATGGCGCCCGTACGTGACGATGATGCACGCCCGCGCGGTGGCCACGCCGCTGATCGAGCTGCGGCAGTGGGACGCCGCGCTCGGGGCGATCACGGCCGGGGTCGTATCGATCGAGGCCTTCTTGGACGAACGCGGGCAGCAGGATCAAGCCGACGAGGTGTCCGAGCTGGTCTCGCTCCGTCGCTGGCGAACGGAGGTGGAGGGGCTCGCCGGCGAAGAAGGGCCGACGGTCGACGCCGCGGCGATCGACCCCGCCGCGCGGCTCGAGCGGCGGCTCGAAGAGGCCGTCGCCGAAGAACGCTACGAAGAGGCGTCGCGGCTCCGTGACCAGCTCGAGAACCTCGGCGGCCCGCACGCGCCGATCGACCCCCACGACGCGGACTCTCAGCCGTGA
- a CDS encoding DUF4912 domain-containing protein produces the protein MTASTLRAYSCKDLAQMARSEGVSGWHAMRKDELVDALVKAARRRKNAPERSSTKRATARTTGRGTRATAPTAKPRRTPARISSMNRTASERKNLAGDSAAARDRLVVMVRDPYWLHAVWELSPQSVERARSALGPAWHAARPVLRLFRVAADGSAKPLRQIEIHGGVRHWYIDVADPPSSFRLEIGYATSTAQFFSLARSNTVTTPTPGSEEMVDRNWADVADNADRIYAMSGGYSADGVSLELQELLEERLRRKLGRPSNTRYGAGAAVVGGETLKLALDAELIVFGSTSPNAHVTVQGEPAEIRPDGGFAVKIHLPERRQVIPVVASSPDGVEQRTVILGVERNTKVLDASSRDSNSI, from the coding sequence ATGACTGCTTCGACGCTACGTGCATATAGCTGCAAAGACCTCGCCCAGATGGCCCGCTCCGAAGGCGTGAGTGGTTGGCACGCGATGCGGAAAGACGAGCTCGTGGACGCCCTGGTGAAGGCGGCCCGACGCCGGAAGAACGCCCCGGAGCGTAGCAGCACCAAGCGGGCCACGGCGCGAACGACCGGCCGGGGCACGCGCGCCACGGCCCCCACTGCGAAGCCCCGCCGCACGCCGGCGCGCATCAGTTCGATGAACCGGACGGCCAGCGAGCGTAAGAACTTGGCCGGCGACAGCGCCGCCGCGCGGGACCGCTTGGTGGTAATGGTCCGCGACCCCTACTGGCTGCACGCGGTGTGGGAACTCTCCCCCCAGAGCGTTGAACGGGCGCGGTCCGCCCTCGGGCCCGCTTGGCATGCCGCTCGCCCTGTCCTGCGGCTGTTTCGTGTCGCGGCCGACGGCAGCGCCAAGCCGCTGCGGCAGATCGAGATCCACGGCGGCGTGCGCCATTGGTACATCGATGTAGCCGATCCCCCTTCTAGCTTTCGGCTCGAAATCGGCTACGCCACCTCGACGGCACAGTTCTTCAGCCTCGCCCGCAGCAACACCGTCACGACTCCGACGCCCGGTTCGGAAGAAATGGTGGACCGCAACTGGGCAGACGTCGCCGACAACGCCGACCGTATCTACGCCATGAGCGGCGGCTACAGCGCAGACGGCGTGAGCTTAGAGCTGCAAGAGCTGCTCGAAGAACGGCTGCGGCGCAAGCTAGGACGCCCGTCAAACACCCGCTACGGCGCCGGCGCGGCGGTCGTCGGGGGCGAAACGTTGAAATTGGCGCTCGACGCTGAGTTGATCGTCTTTGGATCGACCAGCCCGAACGCCCACGTCACCGTCCAGGGCGAGCCGGCCGAGATCCGCCCCGACGGCGGTTTTGCGGTCAAGATCCACCTCCCCGAGCGTCGGCAGGTGATCCCGGTGGTCGCTAGCTCGCCCGACGGCGTTGAGCAGCGCACCGTCATCCTGGGTGTCGAACGCAACACGAAAGTGCTGGACGCCTCGTCGCGGGACTCGAACTCGATCTGA
- the atpB gene encoding F0F1 ATP synthase subunit A: protein MAESRDPMSPAELFSHVQDAPYFHFPRSIGNKGHVSLPQPFARVVEDEHHADGSAAHEGAGHDGGDHGGGDHHVQYASIWAPHTGNNLIDTTVQPLDLVFTKFMLLEAVVALICVALFGLLASRLLKGGGPRGMLTNLFEAMLVFIREQVAKPTIGEHDADRFVPFLWTIFFFVLGCNLLGMVPWMGTATGALATTAALALVTFGMVLKVGIEKMGFVGFLKAQVPAMDLPKPIGYILVPLIFAIEILGMFIKHFVLAVRLLANMMAGHIVLAVIVGFIALAANSLPALATYGVVAPAAVLGGAALSLLELFVAFLQAYIFTFLSALFIGAAAHPH from the coding sequence ATGGCGGAATCTCGTGATCCCATGTCGCCGGCCGAGCTGTTCAGCCACGTGCAGGACGCGCCGTACTTCCATTTCCCACGCTCGATCGGCAACAAGGGCCACGTCTCGCTCCCCCAGCCCTTTGCTCGTGTGGTTGAGGATGAGCACCACGCCGATGGGAGCGCAGCTCACGAAGGTGCGGGCCACGATGGGGGGGACCACGGCGGTGGCGACCACCACGTTCAATACGCGTCAATCTGGGCGCCCCACACGGGCAACAATCTGATCGACACCACGGTCCAGCCACTCGACCTGGTGTTCACCAAATTCATGCTGCTCGAAGCGGTCGTGGCGCTCATCTGCGTCGCCCTGTTCGGCCTGCTCGCAAGCCGGCTGCTCAAGGGTGGCGGCCCGCGGGGCATGTTGACCAACCTGTTCGAGGCGATGCTGGTGTTCATCCGCGAGCAGGTCGCCAAGCCGACCATCGGCGAGCACGACGCGGACCGCTTTGTCCCGTTCCTGTGGACGATCTTCTTCTTCGTGCTGGGCTGCAACCTGCTGGGGATGGTCCCCTGGATGGGCACCGCCACCGGCGCGTTGGCCACCACCGCGGCGCTTGCCCTGGTGACGTTTGGCATGGTGTTGAAGGTAGGGATTGAGAAGATGGGCTTCGTGGGCTTCTTGAAGGCCCAGGTCCCGGCGATGGACCTCCCCAAGCCGATCGGCTACATCCTGGTGCCGCTGATCTTTGCGATCGAAATCCTCGGCATGTTCATTAAGCACTTCGTGCTGGCCGTCCGGTTGTTGGCCAACATGATGGCGGGTCACATCGTGCTGGCCGTGATTGTTGGGTTCATCGCGCTGGCGGCCAATTCGCTGCCGGCCCTGGCTACCTACGGTGTGGTTGCCCCTGCCGCAGTGCTGGGGGGCGCTGCCCTGAGTCTGCTCGAACTGTTTGTCGCCTTTTTGCAGGCGTACATTTTTACCTTCCTGTCCGCTTTGTTCATCGGCGCCGCGGCACACCCGCACTAG
- the atpE gene encoding ATP synthase F0 subunit C — MKNLLMLVVCSFAVMAPSLAMAQGGTVEEQVEVAQAEGYGLSALGKAIGSGLVILGAGFGIGRIGGQAVEAMGRQPEAANSIQTAMLISAALIEGATFFALILVGFLM, encoded by the coding sequence GTGAAGAACTTGTTGATGCTGGTTGTGTGCAGTTTTGCCGTAATGGCCCCGTCGCTTGCGATGGCTCAGGGCGGCACCGTCGAGGAGCAGGTTGAGGTGGCGCAGGCCGAAGGCTACGGCCTATCCGCTCTGGGCAAGGCCATCGGCTCGGGCCTGGTGATCTTGGGCGCCGGTTTTGGCATCGGTCGCATCGGAGGTCAGGCTGTTGAGGCGATGGGCCGCCAGCCCGAGGCCGCCAACAGCATCCAGACCGCGATGCTGATCTCCGCCGCGCTGATCGAAGGCGCCACGTTCTTTGCGCTGATCCTTGTCGGCTTCCTGATGTAG
- the atpF gene encoding F0F1 ATP synthase subunit B, with protein MSLLRYRFGLPKAWALPATLAVALVAAVVAPASTALADENPADEGLISQELSTGETPPNPLTFDPDLALWTAAVFFVMLAVLTKFAWKPILAALKAREDGIAGDIASALQKHEEAKRVLIEHEAKLAGAAQQVREMLDEARRDAEATKSSIVAEATAAAKAERDRGVREIDQARDSAIKQMAEHSANLAIDLAARVVRQDISQDRQTEIVREAMGSFTANSPSNN; from the coding sequence ATGAGTCTGCTTCGATATCGCTTCGGCTTGCCGAAGGCTTGGGCACTGCCAGCGACGCTGGCCGTGGCGCTGGTCGCTGCGGTTGTCGCGCCGGCATCCACTGCCTTGGCGGACGAGAACCCAGCGGACGAGGGCCTGATCTCCCAAGAGTTGAGCACGGGAGAAACGCCCCCCAACCCGCTGACGTTCGACCCCGACCTTGCGTTGTGGACCGCCGCGGTCTTCTTCGTGATGCTCGCGGTGCTCACCAAGTTCGCTTGGAAGCCGATCCTGGCGGCCCTCAAGGCCCGCGAGGACGGCATCGCCGGCGACATCGCGTCCGCACTTCAAAAGCACGAAGAGGCCAAGCGCGTGCTTATCGAGCACGAGGCGAAGCTGGCGGGCGCGGCTCAGCAGGTGCGTGAGATGCTGGACGAGGCGCGTCGCGACGCCGAGGCTACCAAGAGCAGCATCGTGGCCGAGGCGACCGCGGCCGCGAAGGCGGAACGCGATCGCGGCGTGCGGGAGATCGACCAGGCACGCGACTCCGCCATCAAGCAGATGGCCGAGCACAGCGCCAACCTGGCGATCGACTTGGCGGCACGTGTGGTCCGGCAAGACATCTCGCAGGACCGGCAGACCGAGATCGTCCGCGAGGCGATGGGGAGCTTCACGGCAAACTCCCCCAGCAACAACTGA
- the atpH gene encoding ATP synthase F1 subunit delta has product MAIDPNAVPKHETVMDVTAEQIARTYAEAFLGAVAGDPQRGEWVEQLEAIERDAIRPHPEFAEAIRSAFVSQEDRIAMLERVFGGRVGEPVLNLLRVMSRHNRAELIGAASRHVRKIYDEEQGRRRVEISVAHQLSPELQEEIVGGVRSRFGFEPVVSVTVDPSLVAGIVLRVGDTVYDGSVSNAFRKAHQAIVQHVIQRIEDNPMHFLSEAASNH; this is encoded by the coding sequence ATGGCGATTGACCCAAACGCGGTTCCCAAGCACGAGACGGTGATGGATGTCACCGCCGAGCAGATTGCGCGGACCTACGCCGAGGCGTTCCTTGGCGCGGTCGCTGGGGACCCGCAGCGCGGCGAGTGGGTCGAGCAGCTCGAAGCGATCGAGCGAGACGCCATCCGCCCTCACCCGGAGTTCGCCGAAGCGATCCGCAGCGCTTTCGTGTCGCAAGAAGACCGGATCGCGATGTTGGAGCGGGTCTTCGGCGGTCGGGTCGGCGAGCCGGTGCTCAACCTGTTGCGGGTGATGTCGCGTCACAACCGCGCCGAGCTGATCGGTGCCGCGTCGCGGCACGTCCGCAAGATCTACGACGAAGAACAGGGGCGTCGCCGGGTCGAGATCTCGGTCGCCCACCAGCTCTCCCCCGAGCTTCAAGAAGAGATCGTGGGGGGCGTCCGCTCGCGTTTCGGCTTCGAGCCGGTCGTGTCGGTAACGGTCGACCCCTCGCTCGTGGCCGGCATCGTGCTGCGTGTGGGGGACACCGTGTACGACGGTTCGGTGAGCAACGCCTTCCGCAAGGCTCATCAAGCGATCGTGCAGCATGTGATCCAGCGCATCGAAGACAATCCGATGCACTTCCTCAGCGAAGCCGCATCAAACCATTGA
- the atpA gene encoding F0F1 ATP synthase subunit alpha has product MKFNSDEIASVIQQEIANYSAQIDVREVGRVLEVGDGIAQVYGLSGVMAGEMVRFKNGAVGLAFNLEENSVGVIILGDYLQIFEGEEVTSTGTLLSVPVGDELLGRVVDPLGVPLDGKGPIVTNKTRPVEVIATGVAERQPVHEPMQTGIKAIDAMTPIGRGQRELIIGDRKTGKTAIAVDAIINQKDSGVKCFYVAVGQKESTVAGVIEKLRETGAMDYTTVIVAGASDPAPLQYIAPYSGTAMAEHYMFGGGHALIVYDDLSKQAVAYRELSLLMRRPPGREAYPGDVFYCHSRLLERSAKLSDALGGGSLTSLPIIETLEGEVSAYIPTNVISITDGQIYLQPDLFFAGIKPAMNAGISVSRVGGAAQVKAMKKVAGGLRLDLASFRELEAFAQLGTELDPVTQQRLDRGYRMVELLKQGQYAPMNTIDEILVIYAGTRGHLDKVPVSEVGRWEKGFVQFLHDQTPEIRQALADKPEMTDELIEKIDAALKLYQSEFNTTK; this is encoded by the coding sequence ATGAAGTTTAATAGCGACGAGATCGCGTCGGTCATCCAGCAGGAGATCGCCAACTACAGCGCCCAGATCGACGTGCGCGAGGTTGGCCGTGTTCTGGAGGTGGGCGACGGCATCGCCCAGGTTTACGGGCTCAGTGGCGTGATGGCGGGCGAGATGGTCCGCTTCAAGAACGGCGCCGTGGGGCTGGCGTTCAACCTGGAAGAGAACTCGGTCGGCGTTATCATCCTCGGCGACTACCTACAGATCTTCGAGGGAGAAGAAGTCACCAGTACCGGCACGCTGCTAAGCGTGCCGGTGGGCGACGAGCTGCTGGGCCGCGTGGTCGACCCGCTCGGCGTGCCGCTCGACGGCAAGGGGCCGATCGTCACCAATAAGACACGCCCCGTCGAGGTGATCGCCACCGGCGTTGCCGAACGACAGCCGGTGCACGAGCCGATGCAGACCGGCATCAAGGCGATCGACGCGATGACCCCCATCGGCCGCGGCCAGCGCGAGCTGATCATCGGCGACCGCAAGACGGGCAAGACCGCCATCGCGGTCGACGCGATCATCAATCAGAAAGACTCCGGCGTGAAGTGCTTCTACGTGGCGGTTGGTCAAAAGGAGTCGACCGTCGCCGGCGTCATCGAGAAGTTGCGTGAAACCGGCGCCATGGACTACACCACGGTCATCGTGGCGGGCGCCAGCGACCCGGCGCCGCTTCAGTACATCGCCCCCTACTCGGGCACGGCGATGGCGGAGCACTACATGTTCGGCGGCGGCCACGCCCTGATCGTCTACGACGACCTCAGCAAGCAGGCGGTCGCCTACCGTGAGCTCTCCCTGCTGATGCGGCGTCCGCCGGGACGCGAGGCCTACCCGGGCGACGTGTTCTACTGCCACAGCCGGCTGCTCGAGCGGTCCGCGAAGCTTTCGGACGCCCTGGGCGGCGGCTCGCTCACCTCGCTGCCGATCATCGAGACGCTCGAAGGCGAGGTCTCCGCCTACATCCCGACGAACGTCATCTCGATCACCGACGGCCAGATCTACCTGCAACCCGACCTGTTCTTCGCCGGCATTAAGCCCGCCATGAACGCCGGCATCAGCGTTAGCCGCGTCGGCGGCGCCGCCCAGGTCAAGGCGATGAAGAAGGTCGCCGGCGGCCTGCGGCTCGACCTGGCGAGCTTCCGCGAGCTTGAGGCGTTCGCCCAGCTTGGCACCGAGCTCGACCCCGTAACGCAGCAGCGCCTCGACCGCGGCTATCGCATGGTCGAGCTGCTCAAGCAGGGTCAGTACGCCCCGATGAACACGATCGACGAGATCTTGGTGATCTACGCCGGCACCCGTGGCCACCTCGACAAGGTCCCGGTGAGCGAGGTCGGCCGGTGGGAGAAGGGCTTCGTGCAGTTCCTGCACGATCAAACCCCCGAGATCCGTCAGGCGCTCGCCGACAAACCGGAGATGACTGACGAGCTGATCGAGAAGATCGATGCGGCGCTGAAACTCTACCAGTCCGAGTTCAACACCACCAAGTAG
- the atpG gene encoding ATP synthase F1 subunit gamma has product MANPRALDKRRKSIRNIKKITRTMELIATARFKKAMDRAAAATAYTDRITRLVSDLTRAGLEISHPLLERRDEVKNAAMLLLTANRGLCGGYNGNLIRAGLRAWEELGQAAADRRLEISGKRGIAGFKFRGIPAHTTYTHFEDKPRFDEVDVLATRLLDDYACGRIDRLDVVYMKFESISKQSVAVETLLPLGGLGVEAAVETGGPASVYEFLPSPESILEEVVPTSFKVKLFKCMLDSAVSEQIARMVAMKGATENASDLIKRLSMEYNRARQGRITSELMDLIGGVEAIS; this is encoded by the coding sequence ATGGCCAACCCCAGAGCACTTGATAAGCGGCGCAAGAGCATCCGCAACATCAAGAAGATCACTCGGACGATGGAGCTGATCGCCACGGCGCGGTTCAAGAAGGCTATGGACCGCGCGGCGGCCGCCACGGCCTACACCGACCGCATTACGCGGTTGGTGAGCGACCTAACCCGCGCCGGGCTAGAGATCAGCCACCCGCTGCTCGAACGCCGCGACGAGGTAAAGAACGCCGCGATGCTGCTGCTGACCGCCAACCGCGGGCTGTGCGGCGGCTATAACGGCAACCTGATCCGCGCCGGGCTGCGGGCGTGGGAAGAGCTGGGCCAGGCCGCCGCCGATCGTCGGCTAGAGATCAGCGGAAAGCGGGGCATCGCCGGGTTTAAGTTCCGCGGCATCCCCGCCCACACCACGTACACCCACTTTGAAGACAAGCCGCGCTTCGACGAGGTCGACGTGCTGGCCACCCGCCTGTTGGATGATTACGCCTGCGGGCGGATCGACCGGCTCGACGTGGTCTACATGAAGTTTGAGTCGATCTCCAAACAGTCGGTCGCGGTCGAGACCCTGCTGCCGCTGGGCGGGCTCGGCGTCGAAGCCGCTGTAGAAACGGGCGGGCCGGCGTCGGTGTACGAGTTCCTCCCCTCCCCCGAGAGCATCTTGGAGGAGGTTGTGCCGACCAGCTTCAAGGTCAAGCTGTTCAAGTGCATGCTCGATTCGGCGGTGAGCGAGCAGATCGCCCGCATGGTCGCCATGAAGGGCGCCACCGAGAACGCGTCCGACCTGATCAAACGGCTGAGCATGGAGTACAACCGCGCCCGCCAGGGCCGGATTACGTCGGAGCTGATGGACCTGATCGGCGGCGTCGAGGCGATTAGCTAG
- the atpD gene encoding F0F1 ATP synthase subunit beta, with the protein MSTATMTTGRITQVIGSTFDVEFPEGAMPAIYNAVRIQSEHKGVTIDLTGEVQQHLGGGRVRCIALGSTDGLIRGEEVVDTGGPISVPVGTATLGRVFNVLGNPVDGRGPVEAEERWPIHREAPKLENLSTKTELFETGIKVIDLLTPFVRGGKAGLFGGAGLGKTVILTELIARIAKQHGGYSVFAGVGERTREGTDLWLEMQDTKIGDTGRSVIEQTCMVFGQMNEPPGSRLRVALSALTMAEYFRDTTGADTLLFVDNIFRFSQAGSEVSALLGRMPSAVGYQPTLASEMGALQERIASTSKGAITSVQAVYVPADDPTDPAPATAFGQLDAFIYLERSISEKGIYPAADPLASSSRILDPQYVGQAHYDCARRVQTTLQRYRELQDIIAILGVDELSESDKQIVHRARRIERFLSQPFYVAEVFTGKSGEFTSIADTIRSFNEICDGKWDHLPESSFMYVGAIEQAEEQWKKSQEK; encoded by the coding sequence ATGTCTACAGCCACCATGACGACCGGACGCATCACTCAAGTCATTGGCTCGACGTTCGACGTTGAGTTTCCCGAAGGCGCGATGCCGGCGATCTACAACGCCGTGCGTATTCAGTCGGAGCACAAAGGGGTCACGATCGATCTCACGGGCGAGGTGCAGCAGCACCTCGGCGGCGGCCGTGTCCGCTGCATCGCCCTGGGCAGCACCGACGGCCTGATCCGCGGCGAAGAAGTCGTAGACACCGGCGGGCCCATCAGCGTGCCAGTCGGCACCGCGACCCTGGGGCGGGTGTTCAACGTTCTGGGCAACCCGGTCGACGGCCGCGGACCGGTGGAGGCCGAAGAGCGTTGGCCCATCCACCGCGAGGCGCCCAAGCTCGAGAACCTGTCGACCAAGACGGAGCTGTTCGAGACCGGCATTAAGGTGATCGACCTGCTTACGCCGTTCGTCCGCGGCGGCAAGGCGGGCCTGTTCGGCGGCGCCGGTCTGGGCAAAACGGTTATCCTCACCGAGCTGATCGCCCGTATCGCCAAGCAGCACGGCGGCTACTCGGTGTTCGCCGGCGTCGGCGAGCGGACCCGCGAGGGGACCGACCTGTGGCTCGAGATGCAAGACACCAAGATCGGCGATACCGGCCGCAGCGTCATCGAGCAAACCTGCATGGTGTTCGGCCAGATGAACGAGCCGCCGGGCTCGCGTCTGCGGGTCGCCCTCTCGGCCCTCACGATGGCCGAGTACTTCCGCGACACCACGGGCGCGGACACGCTGCTATTCGTCGACAACATCTTCCGCTTCTCGCAAGCGGGCTCAGAGGTCTCCGCGCTGCTGGGGCGTATGCCCAGCGCGGTGGGTTACCAGCCGACGCTCGCCAGCGAGATGGGCGCCCTGCAGGAGCGGATCGCCTCGACCAGCAAGGGGGCCATCACCTCGGTCCAAGCCGTCTACGTGCCGGCGGACGACCCGACCGACCCGGCGCCCGCGACCGCGTTCGGCCAGCTCGACGCGTTCATCTACCTGGAGCGGTCGATCTCCGAGAAGGGCATCTACCCCGCGGCCGACCCGTTGGCCTCCTCCAGCCGGATCCTCGACCCGCAGTACGTGGGCCAGGCCCACTACGACTGCGCCCGCCGGGTGCAGACCACGCTGCAGCGGTACCGCGAGCTGCAAGACATCATCGCGATTTTGGGCGTCGACGAGCTCTCCGAATCGGATAAGCAGATCGTGCACCGCGCCCGCCGCATCGAGCGGTTCCTGTCGCAGCCGTTCTACGTGGCGGAAGTCTTCACGGGCAAGTCGGGTGAGTTCACCTCGATCGCCGACACCATCCGCAGCTTCAACGAGATCTGCGACGGCAAGTGGGACCACCTCCCCGAGAGCTCCTTCATGTATGTCGGCGCCATCGAGCAGGCAGAAGAGCAGTGGAAGAAGAGCCAGGAAAAGTAA
- the atpC gene encoding ATP synthase F1 subunit epsilon, with protein MADPQSNELHVSVVTPEQTVLETVADFVTVPLFDGEIGIGHQHSPMIGRLGYGEMRVRSAGATVRYYVDGGFVQVEDDRIAVLTGRAVLADQVDAAAATAQLAEAQGRPASGPEEIAVRDRLVSQARGQLRVAGKKA; from the coding sequence ATGGCCGACCCGCAATCCAACGAGCTCCACGTTTCGGTCGTTACGCCCGAGCAGACGGTGCTGGAGACCGTGGCCGACTTCGTGACGGTGCCGCTGTTCGACGGCGAGATCGGCATCGGTCATCAGCACAGCCCAATGATCGGACGGCTAGGGTACGGCGAGATGCGTGTTCGCTCCGCCGGCGCCACGGTGCGCTACTACGTCGACGGCGGCTTTGTGCAGGTTGAAGACGACCGCATCGCAGTGCTCACGGGCCGCGCCGTGCTGGCCGATCAGGTGGACGCCGCGGCCGCGACGGCACAACTCGCCGAGGCCCAGGGCCGCCCGGCCTCCGGGCCAGAAGAGATTGCGGTGCGGGACCGGTTGGTGTCGCAGGCGCGAGGCCAACTACGCGTGGCGGGCAAGAAGGCCTGA
- a CDS encoding pilus assembly protein HicB, protein MKTIDQYHKWIEWSEEDQVYIGRCPDLITGIHGDDPIALFGQLRATLDEVVEAFATKGKPLPQPSIRPMQDVML, encoded by the coding sequence ATGAAGACGATTGACCAGTACCACAAGTGGATTGAATGGAGCGAAGAGGATCAGGTCTATATCGGACGCTGCCCGGACCTCATTACCGGCATCCACGGCGACGACCCGATAGCCCTGTTTGGACAACTCAGAGCGACGCTAGATGAAGTAGTCGAGGCCTTTGCGACGAAGGGCAAGCCTCTGCCCCAACCATCTATACGGCCGATGCAAGACGTGATGCTGTAG
- a CDS encoding IS701 family transposase has protein sequence MDADEIRRLKPELTSYLHEFDACFSRRDTRAHLPTYVEGQLSELPAKSCEPMALAAGVAPRTLQEFLAQHRWDEDAVRRRLQEIVLRDHAGPHSIGLIDETSDVKKGDKTPGVQRQYCGCVGKQENGIVTVHLGYATGDFHALVDGELFLPESWSEDRQRCRAAGIPEDMVYRSKWKIALELCDRAAAHGVMFDWLTFDEGYGGKPLFLQGLDGRKQRFVAEVPTTFSCWTDRPRVTERPFRRGGRGRPRKVPRLVAAASAPQSVQDLAENWPELRDQAWTRYYVKDGEKGPLVWEAKHARIVMKNDDGLPGIELHLLVARNALNHDEVKYFISNAPSDTTVETLLLVAFSRWRVERCFRDQKQEIGLDQWEGRCYLGLKRHLILSCVSYLFLARCRERLRGKKSGGHGLPSPRRRRRAAAELAA, from the coding sequence ATGGACGCCGATGAGATCCGCCGTTTGAAGCCGGAATTGACGAGTTACTTGCACGAATTCGACGCCTGTTTCTCGCGTCGAGATACTCGTGCGCACTTGCCAACCTACGTCGAAGGCCAACTCTCCGAACTGCCCGCGAAGAGTTGCGAGCCGATGGCGCTGGCCGCCGGAGTGGCGCCGCGGACGCTGCAAGAGTTCCTGGCCCAGCACCGCTGGGACGAAGACGCCGTGCGCCGGCGACTCCAAGAGATCGTCCTCCGAGATCATGCGGGGCCGCACTCGATCGGCCTGATCGACGAAACGAGCGACGTCAAGAAGGGGGACAAGACGCCCGGCGTGCAGCGGCAGTACTGCGGCTGCGTCGGCAAGCAGGAGAACGGCATCGTCACGGTCCACTTGGGCTACGCGACCGGCGACTTCCACGCGCTGGTCGACGGCGAGCTGTTCTTGCCGGAGAGTTGGTCGGAGGACCGCCAGCGGTGTCGGGCCGCCGGCATTCCCGAGGACATGGTCTACCGCTCCAAGTGGAAGATCGCCCTGGAGCTTTGCGATCGGGCCGCGGCCCACGGCGTGATGTTCGACTGGCTGACGTTCGACGAAGGCTACGGCGGAAAGCCGCTGTTTTTGCAGGGCTTGGACGGTCGAAAGCAACGCTTCGTCGCCGAGGTCCCGACGACGTTCTCGTGTTGGACCGACCGGCCGCGCGTGACGGAGCGACCCTTTCGCCGCGGCGGTCGCGGCCGGCCCCGCAAGGTCCCGCGGTTGGTCGCCGCAGCGAGCGCCCCGCAGAGCGTGCAAGACCTCGCCGAGAACTGGCCCGAGCTGCGTGATCAAGCGTGGACCCGGTACTACGTGAAGGACGGCGAGAAGGGGCCGCTCGTGTGGGAGGCGAAGCACGCCCGCATCGTCATGAAGAACGACGACGGGTTGCCGGGGATCGAACTCCACCTGCTCGTCGCCCGCAACGCGTTGAACCACGATGAGGTGAAGTATTTCATCAGCAACGCCCCGTCCGACACGACCGTCGAGACGTTGTTGCTGGTCGCGTTCTCGCGGTGGCGCGTCGAACGGTGCTTCCGCGACCAGAAGCAGGAGATCGGACTCGATCAGTGGGAGGGCCGCTGTTACCTCGGTCTCAAACGCCACTTGATCCTGTCGTGCGTCAGCTACTTGTTCCTGGCCCGCTGTCGTGAACGGCTGCGGGGGAAAAAATCCGGAGGTCACGGTCTGCCAAGTCCACGCCGCCGTCGGCGCGCTGCTGCCGAGTTGGCAGCGTAA